A stretch of the Dehalogenimonas sp. THU2 genome encodes the following:
- a CDS encoding bifunctional 3,4-dihydroxy-2-butanone-4-phosphate synthase/GTP cyclohydrolase II translates to MALAPIPEIIADIKAGKFVIIVDDDDRENEGDLLIAADKTTPEAINFMAKNGRGLVCVSLTGARLDELNIPLMVQDNNSKHCTAFTVSVEARHRVSTGISAADRAETVKTLIDPNARPEDLLRPGHTFPLRAREGGVLVRAGHTEASVDLARLAGLYPAGVICEIMDEDGSMARLPRLEVLAREWGLKIGSVADIIAYRRRTEKLVHRVAEARLPTRYGEFTVIGYKSEVDPGEHMALVYGDVSGTEDEGPVLTRVHSECLTGDVLGSLRCDCGEQLDFALKQIAAAGRGVLLYMRQEGRGIGFHNKLCAYALQDQGLDTVEANESLGFDADLRDYGIGAQILADLGLHQIKLLTNNPKKVVGLEGYGLKVVETMAIEMPSNPHNAKYLETKRQKMGHILKQAGKAEGA, encoded by the coding sequence ATGGCACTGGCACCCATACCTGAAATCATCGCCGACATTAAAGCCGGCAAATTCGTCATCATCGTCGATGACGACGACCGTGAGAACGAGGGAGACCTGCTCATCGCGGCCGATAAAACGACGCCGGAAGCCATCAACTTCATGGCCAAAAACGGGCGCGGGCTTGTCTGCGTTTCACTCACCGGCGCCCGCCTTGATGAGCTTAATATTCCATTGATGGTGCAGGATAACAACTCCAAGCACTGTACGGCTTTCACCGTATCCGTCGAGGCGCGTCACCGTGTTTCCACCGGCATCTCCGCCGCCGACCGCGCGGAGACGGTGAAGACCCTGATCGACCCCAACGCCCGTCCGGAAGACCTGCTGCGGCCCGGCCATACCTTCCCTCTACGCGCCCGTGAGGGCGGAGTGCTGGTCCGCGCCGGCCATACCGAGGCATCCGTTGACCTGGCGAGGCTGGCCGGCCTCTACCCGGCAGGCGTCATCTGCGAGATCATGGATGAAGACGGTTCCATGGCCCGGCTCCCGAGACTGGAAGTACTTGCCCGGGAATGGGGCCTGAAAATCGGCAGCGTGGCCGATATCATCGCTTACCGCCGGCGAACCGAAAAACTGGTGCACCGGGTGGCGGAGGCGAGATTACCGACCCGCTACGGCGAGTTCACCGTCATCGGTTACAAGAGTGAAGTCGACCCCGGTGAACACATGGCGCTGGTGTACGGCGATGTCAGCGGAACCGAGGATGAAGGTCCGGTGCTCACCCGCGTCCATTCCGAATGCCTGACCGGCGACGTACTGGGCAGCCTGCGTTGCGACTGCGGCGAGCAACTCGATTTCGCCTTGAAACAGATCGCGGCCGCGGGCCGCGGCGTTCTCCTGTATATGCGCCAGGAGGGGCGGGGAATCGGCTTCCACAATAAGCTTTGCGCTTACGCGCTGCAGGATCAGGGACTGGATACGGTGGAAGCCAACGAGAGCCTGGGTTTCGACGCCGATCTCAGGGATTACGGCATCGGCGCCCAGATTTTAGCAGACCTCGGTCTTCACCAGATCAAACTATTGACCAACAACCCCAAGAAAGTAGTCGGACTTGAAGGCTACGGTCTCAAAGTGGTAGAAACTATGGCGATAGAGATGCCGTCTAACCCGCACAACGCCAAATACCTGGAGACCAAACGGCAAAAGATGGGACACATTTTGAAACAGGCCGGTAAGGCCGAAGGAGCATGA
- a CDS encoding glutaredoxin domain-containing protein, which yields MAETEIVMYGTTRCPDCFRAKRFFDDHGIGYKWIDIGADPEAVIYVEKINKGNRSVPTIVFPDGSILVEPSNAELAKKTGT from the coding sequence ATGGCTGAAACAGAGATCGTAATGTACGGGACTACCCGATGTCCCGATTGCTTTCGGGCTAAGCGGTTTTTCGATGACCACGGCATCGGATATAAATGGATAGATATCGGCGCCGACCCGGAAGCGGTGATTTACGTAGAGAAAATCAACAAGGGCAATCGCAGCGTCCCTACGATAGTCTTCCCTGACGGCTCGATACTGGTAGAGCCCTCCAACGCCGAACTCGCGAAGAAGACCGGCACATAA
- the ribD gene encoding bifunctional diaminohydroxyphosphoribosylaminopyrimidine deaminase/5-amino-6-(5-phosphoribosylamino)uracil reductase RibD translates to MDYMEQALKLARLALGEVSPNPAVGAVIVQGEEIVGQGYTLPPGQAHAEVVALKQAGDKARGAVMYVTLEPCNHFGRTPPCAGSIIAAGIKEVHIATLDDNPVVFGKGKTELETAGIAVHVGEHREAARELNEAYFKYINTGLPFVTAKYAMSLDGKIATRTGDSKWISSDDSRSFSHSLRHDSDAIMAGVGTVIADDPKLTARCCAGRGGTSHKQPIRVVVDSSGRTPPTACLFAEPGRTIIALGGNVAEERKQAFRQAGADVLEFPDGDDRVDLPALMKYLGQQQVTNVLVEGGGTLLGSLFDHRLIDKVIAFIGPVIIGGDKAKTPVAGSGAETIATAQWLENIRVSQIGADTVITGYVVKE, encoded by the coding sequence ATGGACTACATGGAACAAGCCCTCAAACTAGCCCGGCTGGCGCTGGGTGAAGTCAGCCCCAACCCGGCTGTCGGTGCTGTTATCGTTCAGGGTGAGGAGATCGTCGGCCAGGGATACACACTGCCGCCGGGACAGGCTCATGCCGAGGTCGTCGCCCTCAAACAGGCTGGAGACAAAGCCCGCGGGGCTGTCATGTACGTTACGTTGGAACCATGCAACCATTTTGGACGTACGCCGCCGTGCGCCGGCTCCATCATCGCCGCGGGCATAAAAGAAGTGCATATCGCGACACTGGACGATAATCCGGTTGTTTTCGGCAAGGGTAAAACGGAACTCGAGACCGCCGGCATCGCCGTCCATGTCGGTGAACACCGGGAAGCCGCGCGGGAACTTAACGAAGCCTATTTTAAATATATCAACACCGGATTGCCTTTCGTTACCGCCAAATATGCCATGAGCCTGGATGGCAAGATCGCCACGCGCACAGGCGATTCAAAGTGGATATCCAGCGACGACTCCCGCTCTTTTTCCCACAGCCTGCGCCATGACTCGGACGCCATTATGGCCGGAGTTGGCACAGTCATTGCCGACGATCCCAAGTTGACCGCCCGCTGCTGCGCCGGTCGCGGCGGCACCTCCCACAAGCAGCCAATCCGGGTAGTGGTCGACTCCTCCGGCCGCACCCCCCCCACCGCTTGTCTTTTCGCCGAGCCCGGACGGACGATCATCGCCCTCGGTGGAAATGTCGCCGAAGAGCGCAAACAGGCTTTCCGGCAGGCGGGGGCAGACGTCCTCGAATTTCCAGATGGAGACGATCGGGTCGATCTCCCGGCTCTCATGAAATACCTGGGACAACAGCAGGTGACCAATGTGCTGGTAGAAGGCGGTGGAACTTTGCTGGGCAGCCTGTTCGATCACCGATTGATAGACAAGGTCATCGCTTTTATCGGCCCGGTCATCATCGGCGGCGATAAAGCAAAAACCCCGGTCGCCGGTTCCGGCGCTGAGACGATCGCCACGGCGCAATGGCTGGAAAACATCCGGGTGAGCCAGATCGGCGCCGATACCGTCATCACCGGCTACGTGGTCAAGGAATAA
- a CDS encoding translation elongation factor-like protein, which produces MADLLIGRVADYFAHQSVAGIELYDKLRRGDRIRILGHTTHLEMTIDTLQINRQDVDEASSGKLVGIRVPDRVRTGDRVYKQSTPVS; this is translated from the coding sequence ATGGCAGACCTTTTAATCGGAAGAGTGGCAGACTACTTCGCTCACCAGTCGGTGGCGGGCATAGAACTTTACGACAAACTCCGTCGCGGTGACCGGATCCGGATTCTCGGTCACACCACCCATCTGGAAATGACCATAGATACACTACAGATCAATCGGCAAGACGTAGATGAAGCATCTTCCGGTAAACTGGTCGGCATCCGGGTGCCGGACCGCGTGCGGACCGGAGACCGGGTCTACAAGCAGTCTACCCCAGTTTCTTAA
- a CDS encoding PAS domain S-box protein: MDTQPDKIHNRILSHVPETWKEPFEGMAGDLHAVLQSMPGGVALLDYERGQILAVNSALEGLCGRPAAELAGLELCQLAPESVRQALQRHSNPDQPCGDSEEETELLRSDGSVVPVELICRVADVGQTRRKIAYFRDITRQRQYDEALHISRFFMDKSGGIIFWIDRNARIVYANEGAVKNLGYSIGELMNMTIHDVDINFSARLWSMMWEHFKTIRSNSLESVFRTKDGRIFPVEVSGSYVQYNNQEYNFVFAWDVSRRKQAEIALKESQQRLSAFIDSATESFYLYDADLRLVEINPAALRYLGVSKENVLGSHILELDPGLGIIDHHDEYRDVLVRGGGMSYSDRRSDPRHGESYFDIKVFKVGDGLGVIAADVTEHKRMEQEIMRHHTKLEELVKIRTEALAHANFELKEQIEQRRFFTQALIHDLKTPLTPLLGASDMLVRGLTEEPWRQVAQSVHLGAVNLQRTVGELFDMEKGQMGLLELDCAFIDVVRLLRETVEYEQLEAAANQQEFIADIPESLPRIWADAVRFRQIVMNLISNAFKYTPSGGIIRLEAMMDGENLTVRVYDNGLGIAREDQKNIFIPYRRFSNSSREHLSGLGLGLALSKRLVELHGGNIWVESQPGKGSMFGFSIPGKIRNSDIKETES, encoded by the coding sequence ATGGATACTCAGCCGGATAAAATCCACAATCGAATACTCAGCCATGTTCCTGAGACTTGGAAGGAACCATTCGAGGGGATGGCGGGTGATCTTCATGCTGTTTTACAGTCGATGCCTGGCGGAGTTGCCTTACTCGATTATGAACGGGGACAGATACTGGCCGTCAATAGTGCTCTCGAAGGATTATGCGGGCGCCCTGCCGCAGAGTTAGCAGGCCTTGAATTATGCCAATTAGCGCCGGAGTCCGTCCGGCAGGCCTTGCAGAGGCATTCCAACCCTGATCAACCATGCGGTGATTCCGAAGAAGAAACGGAATTGTTGCGTTCGGACGGTTCGGTCGTGCCCGTAGAGTTGATCTGCCGCGTTGCAGATGTCGGGCAAACGCGCCGGAAAATCGCATATTTCAGGGATATCACTCGGCAGCGGCAATATGATGAGGCGCTCCATATCAGCCGTTTCTTCATGGACAAATCCGGTGGCATAATCTTCTGGATCGATCGTAACGCCCGGATCGTATACGCCAATGAAGGTGCGGTCAAGAATCTCGGCTATTCCATTGGGGAATTGATGAACATGACCATCCACGATGTGGATATCAATTTTTCGGCACGGTTATGGTCGATGATGTGGGAACACTTCAAAACAATCCGCTCAAATTCGTTGGAATCGGTCTTTCGCACTAAGGATGGCCGCATTTTTCCGGTTGAAGTCAGTGGCAGCTATGTTCAGTATAATAATCAGGAGTATAATTTCGTCTTTGCCTGGGATGTCAGTCGGCGCAAACAGGCGGAGATCGCTTTAAAAGAATCCCAACAAAGATTGTCCGCGTTTATCGATTCAGCTACCGAGTCTTTTTATTTATATGACGCCGATTTGAGGCTTGTAGAGATCAATCCGGCGGCACTTAGATATCTGGGTGTTTCCAAAGAGAACGTTCTTGGAAGCCATATACTGGAACTTGACCCCGGATTGGGCATCATTGATCATCACGACGAGTATCGTGATGTACTGGTTAGGGGCGGCGGGATGAGTTATTCAGATCGGAGAAGTGATCCCCGGCATGGGGAAAGCTATTTCGATATCAAAGTTTTCAAGGTGGGTGACGGATTGGGTGTCATCGCCGCCGATGTGACAGAACACAAGCGTATGGAACAAGAGATCATGCGGCATCATACCAAATTGGAAGAACTGGTCAAGATACGCACCGAAGCGCTGGCCCATGCAAATTTTGAGCTTAAAGAACAGATTGAACAACGACGCTTTTTCACTCAGGCGCTGATCCACGACTTGAAGACCCCCCTGACCCCCTTGCTCGGAGCCAGTGATATGCTGGTCAGAGGTTTGACAGAGGAACCATGGAGACAGGTTGCTCAAAGCGTCCACCTGGGCGCGGTGAATCTTCAGCGCACCGTCGGCGAGCTTTTCGATATGGAAAAGGGACAGATGGGACTTTTAGAACTGGATTGCGCTTTCATTGATGTGGTTCGCCTGCTCAGGGAAACCGTGGAGTATGAACAGCTGGAAGCCGCCGCCAACCAACAGGAGTTCATCGCCGATATACCCGAATCGTTACCCAGGATATGGGCGGATGCCGTACGATTTCGCCAGATAGTGATGAACCTTATCAGCAATGCCTTCAAATACACCCCCAGCGGGGGCATCATCCGCTTGGAAGCCATGATGGATGGTGAAAACCTGACCGTACGGGTTTACGATAACGGATTGGGAATCGCGAGGGAAGACCAGAAGAACATATTCATCCCGTACCGGCGGTTCAGTAATTCCAGCCGGGAACACTTGAGTGGCCTGGGACTGGGGCTGGCCTTGTCTAAACGGCTGGTAGAACTTCATGGCGGTAATATCTGGGTTGAAAGCCAACCAGGCAAAGGAAGCATGTTCGGTTTCAGTATTCCGGGCAAAATACGCAATTCTGACATAAAGGAGACAGAATCATGA
- a CDS encoding peptidylprolyl isomerase, translating to MTNNAKKWTSPPEMMINPAKKYTATMETSLGSFKIELLASESPKTVNNFVFLAKEGFYDSVIFHRIIKTFMAQTGDPTGTGAGGPGYRFADELPVKHSYDPGIVAMANAGPNTNGSQFFICTGVDATGLNGAPNYTQFGRVIEGMDTVQKIASTPVTRSPHGEMSRPVEPPVIKSIEISES from the coding sequence ATGACTAACAACGCTAAAAAGTGGACCAGCCCGCCGGAGATGATGATAAACCCGGCTAAGAAATACACTGCCACCATGGAGACGAGCCTGGGGAGCTTCAAGATCGAACTCCTGGCCAGCGAAAGTCCGAAGACGGTCAATAACTTCGTATTCCTGGCTAAAGAGGGTTTTTACGATAGCGTCATCTTCCACCGCATCATCAAGACCTTCATGGCCCAGACCGGTGATCCCACCGGCACCGGCGCCGGTGGTCCCGGCTACCGTTTCGCCGACGAACTGCCGGTGAAACACTCCTACGATCCGGGCATCGTAGCCATGGCTAACGCCGGTCCCAACACCAATGGCAGCCAGTTCTTCATCTGCACCGGTGTTGACGCCACCGGCCTGAACGGCGCCCCCAACTATACCCAGTTCGGCCGCGTCATCGAGGGCATGGACACCGTGCAAAAGATCGCCTCGACACCGGTCACTCGGTCTCCCCACGGCGAGATGTCACGCCCGGTGGAACCGCCGGTTATCAAAAGCATCGAAATCTCCGAGTCCTAA
- a CDS encoding peptidylprolyl isomerase: MKFIKSVLIVLPLLAILTVTGCGGTPKITYAIIDTNLGTFKIELLTEESPKTTDNFIKLANEGFYDGIVFHRIIKDFMVQTGDPSGTGFGGPGYRFDDELPVKHSYEPGIVAMANSGPNTNGSQFFICTGPTAKNLDNAPNYTQFGRIVEGMDVVNQIAAVPTVLGSDGNLSKPVDPPVMIKVTIVEE; encoded by the coding sequence ATGAAATTCATTAAATCTGTTTTGATAGTCTTGCCGCTGCTAGCCATACTAACCGTCACAGGTTGCGGCGGGACCCCCAAAATCACTTACGCTATCATCGATACCAACCTTGGCACGTTCAAGATCGAACTCCTCACTGAAGAAAGCCCCAAGACCACGGATAATTTCATCAAACTGGCCAATGAAGGCTTCTATGATGGTATCGTATTCCATCGTATTATCAAGGATTTCATGGTTCAAACGGGCGACCCTTCAGGTACCGGTTTCGGCGGTCCAGGTTACCGCTTCGACGATGAACTTCCGGTAAAACACTCCTATGAACCAGGCATCGTCGCCATGGCCAATTCAGGCCCGAACACGAACGGCAGCCAATTCTTCATCTGTACCGGACCAACGGCTAAAAACCTCGACAATGCTCCGAATTACACCCAGTTCGGCCGGATCGTGGAGGGCATGGACGTAGTTAATCAGATCGCCGCCGTACCGACAGTACTCGGCAGCGACGGAAACCTGTCCAAACCGGTGGATCCGCCGGTTATGATCAAAGTCACTATAGTCGAAGAGTGA
- a CDS encoding Smr/MutS family protein — MAKITLDLHEIFNKGRTIETELNRVVDEAVRKKIALLEIIPGKGSGQLKKHVLRFLMQPDVKKLYHRIEKDDKNFGRIFVHFKH; from the coding sequence TTGGCCAAGATCACCCTGGACTTGCACGAGATTTTCAACAAAGGCCGGACAATCGAAACCGAACTCAATCGAGTTGTCGATGAGGCGGTACGGAAGAAAATCGCGCTGCTTGAGATAATCCCGGGGAAAGGATCGGGGCAACTTAAAAAACATGTTCTCCGATTCCTGATGCAGCCTGATGTCAAAAAGCTCTATCATCGTATTGAAAAGGACGATAAGAACTTCGGCCGCATCTTCGTGCATTTCAAACACTAA
- a CDS encoding dihydrolipoyl dehydrogenase has product MKEYDIIIIGSGAGLDILDVAVEHGRKTAFIDRGPSGGTCLNVGCIPSKMLIFPADRIMEIRESAKLGIDVKINNIDFSAIMDRMHQVVDTDRDRIHKYLEESGDMDFYNETAEFVDDYTLKAGAETIKAKQIYIASGTRPVIPPLKGLDHVEYLTNETLLNLTAPPKSLVIIGGGYIGVEFAHFFEAMGTEVTILEMGSRLLPDEEPEVSAFLQMALSRRMTVHTLCQAESVGPGVGGGVSVSFKQTATGQKGHVRAERLLIAAGRRSNADLLKVEKSGIIVDDHGFIMVDAHLETNKKGIYAVGDANGRELFTHTAHAEAAVAAANGIHGHKETMDYHAAPHAVFTHPQIASVGLKEEEAGRSHKIMVGRADYADTALGTAMMENEGFAKIILEQTTGKILGGHIIGPWASTIIQEVVNAMAVGGGLDEIASGIHIHPALSELVVKALFNARPADE; this is encoded by the coding sequence ATGAAAGAATACGATATTATAATCATCGGCTCCGGGGCTGGACTCGATATCCTGGATGTGGCGGTGGAACATGGCCGTAAGACGGCTTTCATCGACAGGGGACCGTCGGGGGGAACATGTTTGAATGTCGGCTGTATCCCATCAAAAATGCTCATTTTCCCGGCCGACCGCATCATGGAGATTCGTGAGTCCGCGAAACTGGGCATCGATGTCAAAATCAACAATATCGACTTTAGCGCCATCATGGATAGAATGCATCAGGTCGTGGATACTGACCGCGACCGAATCCACAAATATTTAGAAGAATCCGGGGACATGGATTTTTATAACGAAACGGCTGAGTTTGTGGATGATTACACGCTCAAGGCCGGTGCGGAAACGATAAAGGCTAAACAGATTTACATCGCCTCGGGTACCCGGCCGGTTATCCCGCCACTCAAAGGACTTGACCATGTCGAATACCTGACCAACGAAACCCTCTTGAACCTGACCGCGCCGCCAAAAAGCCTTGTCATCATCGGGGGCGGTTACATCGGGGTCGAATTCGCTCATTTCTTCGAGGCCATGGGTACTGAAGTAACGATTCTGGAGATGGGATCGCGCCTTCTGCCGGATGAAGAACCTGAGGTCTCGGCTTTTCTGCAGATGGCGCTATCCCGGCGCATGACGGTGCACACTCTGTGTCAGGCTGAATCGGTCGGGCCGGGGGTAGGCGGGGGCGTCTCAGTCAGTTTCAAACAAACAGCGACCGGACAGAAGGGGCATGTGCGGGCTGAAAGGCTGCTGATAGCCGCCGGCAGGCGTTCCAACGCCGATCTGCTTAAAGTGGAGAAAAGCGGGATCATCGTTGACGATCATGGATTCATAATGGTGGATGCGCACCTGGAGACCAATAAAAAAGGGATATATGCCGTCGGGGACGCCAACGGACGGGAACTTTTTACTCATACCGCTCACGCCGAGGCGGCGGTGGCTGCGGCAAACGGGATCCACGGTCACAAGGAAACCATGGATTATCACGCCGCGCCGCACGCTGTTTTTACTCACCCTCAAATCGCTTCAGTCGGTCTTAAAGAAGAAGAGGCTGGGAGGTCGCATAAAATAATGGTCGGCCGGGCTGATTATGCCGATACCGCGTTAGGCACGGCCATGATGGAAAATGAGGGTTTTGCCAAGATTATACTGGAGCAAACTACTGGTAAAATATTGGGCGGTCACATCATCGGACCATGGGCTTCGACAATTATACAGGAAGTAGTGAACGCGATGGCCGTAGGCGGGGGGTTGGATGAAATCGCTTCCGGGATACATATCCACCCGGCCCTTTCAGAACTGGTTGTCAAGGCTTTGTTCAATGCCCGGCCGGCGGATGAGTGA
- a CDS encoding SRPBCC family protein — translation MGTKTIMQLAVFESQARPVYEALTDSRRHAAFTGEAAVIDARPGGTFTAYGDYITGCFVQIVPLKKIVQRWRAADWPEGVFSEVTIELQEKKGVTTLYFTQEGVPEDFAEAIAQGWHDHYWDRLRDYLENHPG, via the coding sequence ATGGGTACGAAAACCATTATGCAGCTTGCGGTCTTCGAATCCCAGGCTCGGCCTGTGTACGAGGCACTGACGGACTCTCGCCGCCATGCGGCATTCACAGGGGAAGCCGCGGTTATCGACGCACGGCCCGGCGGAACCTTCACCGCGTATGGCGATTACATCACCGGCTGTTTCGTCCAGATAGTACCCCTTAAGAAGATCGTGCAGCGATGGCGCGCCGCTGACTGGCCGGAAGGCGTATTTTCCGAAGTGACCATCGAGTTGCAGGAAAAAAAGGGCGTCACCACGCTTTACTTCACGCAGGAAGGGGTTCCAGAGGATTTCGCCGAAGCCATCGCCCAGGGCTGGCATGACCACTACTGGGACAGGTTGAGGGATTACCTGGAGAATCATCCGGGATAA
- the ribE gene encoding 6,7-dimethyl-8-ribityllumazine synthase: MANFEGSLIGQGLKFAVVISRFNEFMTGKLLSGAKDAFLRHGVAEEDVDLAWVPGAFEIPMVAKKLAQSGRYQAVVCLGAVIKGSTPHFEYVAGEVAKGVAAVNMETGVPAIFGVITAETLEQAIERAGSKMGNKGFDAAVQAIEMANLIKKLG, encoded by the coding sequence ATGGCCAATTTTGAAGGATCGCTAATCGGGCAGGGACTGAAGTTCGCCGTGGTCATCTCCCGTTTCAACGAGTTTATGACCGGTAAGCTTTTAAGCGGCGCTAAAGACGCTTTTTTGCGCCACGGCGTCGCCGAAGAGGATGTTGATCTTGCCTGGGTCCCGGGAGCTTTTGAGATTCCGATGGTAGCTAAGAAGCTGGCGCAGAGCGGCCGCTATCAAGCCGTTGTCTGCCTGGGAGCGGTCATCAAAGGCAGTACGCCCCACTTTGAATATGTCGCCGGGGAAGTGGCCAAGGGAGTAGCCGCGGTGAACATGGAGACCGGCGTACCGGCTATCTTTGGTGTCATTACCGCCGAAACGCTGGAGCAGGCCATAGAGAGGGCGGGATCCAAGATGGGCAATAAAGGCTTCGACGCCGCAGTGCAAGCCATCGAGATGGCCAACCTGATTAAGAAACTGGGGTAG
- a CDS encoding riboflavin synthase codes for MFSGIVEETGIIRDITGGGFSIQAQAIFEELKLGDSVAVNGVCLTVNEIKGNVFSVNVMPETLRRSNLGDLKHGATVNLERALTFAGRMGGHLVQGHIDTTGTVSRIGREGEAVLMTVAAPPEVMRYIVDKGFIAVDGLSLTVMKKTPESFTVSLVQFSRSHTTIGNKKSGDRVNLEADIIAKYVENFVANREGRINTDFLAEHGFLS; via the coding sequence GTGTTCAGCGGCATAGTCGAAGAGACAGGCATCATTAGAGATATCACCGGTGGCGGCTTTTCGATACAGGCTCAAGCTATATTCGAAGAGTTGAAACTTGGTGATTCGGTAGCGGTCAACGGGGTGTGTCTCACCGTGAATGAAATCAAAGGCAACGTGTTTTCCGTCAACGTTATGCCCGAGACTTTACGGCGGAGCAATCTGGGTGACTTGAAACATGGCGCTACGGTCAACCTGGAGCGGGCGCTCACTTTCGCCGGTCGCATGGGCGGCCATCTGGTGCAGGGGCACATCGATACCACCGGTACTGTCAGCCGCATCGGCCGGGAAGGCGAGGCTGTCCTGATGACCGTAGCCGCCCCGCCTGAAGTCATGCGTTATATCGTCGATAAAGGATTCATCGCCGTGGACGGCCTCAGCCTCACGGTAATGAAAAAAACACCTGAAAGTTTCACCGTTTCCCTGGTGCAATTCAGCCGTTCCCATACCACCATCGGCAACAAGAAATCCGGCGACCGGGTTAACCTGGAAGCGGACATCATCGCCAAGTACGTGGAAAACTTCGTGGCGAACCGCGAAGGACGTATAAACACTGATTTTCTCGCCGAGCACGGGTTCTTATCGTAA
- a CDS encoding biotin transporter BioY codes for MELSARLDRVKYDVFRQRVALSVPAKIALALSFAVLTGLLAQVKFYLPFTPVPVTMQTFAVLLAGVTLGRWWGGAAMALYAGLGIAGVPWFAGGVSGFGATFGYLIGFVLAALFIGHMTDKYIRARAFSSMFGLMALASIILIYVPGAIWLGLWLSMIGQTVTVTSVIALGVAPFIAGDIIKTMAAAVVARVITPKQDYTR; via the coding sequence ATGGAACTGTCAGCACGGCTAGACCGCGTAAAATATGATGTTTTTCGGCAGCGTGTCGCGCTGTCGGTGCCGGCCAAAATTGCGCTGGCACTCAGCTTTGCCGTACTCACCGGATTATTAGCGCAGGTGAAGTTCTACCTGCCGTTCACACCGGTACCGGTAACCATGCAGACCTTTGCGGTGCTGCTGGCCGGCGTTACCCTGGGACGCTGGTGGGGAGGCGCCGCGATGGCGTTATACGCCGGCCTGGGTATCGCCGGGGTGCCCTGGTTCGCCGGCGGCGTTTCGGGTTTCGGCGCTACATTCGGCTATCTTATCGGCTTTGTGCTGGCGGCCCTCTTCATCGGCCACATGACGGATAAATATATCCGCGCCCGCGCTTTCAGCAGTATGTTCGGCCTGATGGCTCTGGCATCGATCATCCTCATCTACGTACCCGGGGCAATTTGGCTGGGGCTTTGGCTGAGCATGATCGGTCAGACGGTCACCGTCACATCGGTCATCGCGTTGGGTGTTGCGCCTTTCATCGCCGGTGATATCATCAAGACCATGGCCGCGGCGGTTGTCGCCCGGGTTATCACTCCCAAACAAGACTACACCAGGTAA